In Vigna unguiculata cultivar IT97K-499-35 chromosome 3, ASM411807v1, whole genome shotgun sequence, a single genomic region encodes these proteins:
- the LOC114178603 gene encoding MICOS complex subunit MIC60 isoform X1, whose amino-acid sequence MLRRSILQIYSRPALRTNPRRFVYQQIPLHLSSQRNFSSTSKAGGASASGSPGKPPESSGSLSKFFIGSVALGAAFLAAYQTGYLDDYLKRDHHSVPQEAHVNATIEELKTVQHSTDQLISPDEKLNNENPTVQLAEEKIDTHFSQPEAVIEDQVDKLSPVQDKFNIAEDGIAAPKEKKLPEHPQSSITSDDPSKESVVQSDGIIGIKSIEADNTTIPEKGVQNTFTSAQISSVPNKNGTENIPSVQPEIQQSEEKKEKARGKYIEQQPTLLEEYHLRNKSERNPAAYIYSHGFSENNHFPEGEEALSGAMDELRGGYVSKDGKLVFDFLQAIHAAEKRQADLDAHVFNEERKLLKEKYEKQLKDAAAMELMLAEEAAMLDKELKRERAKAALAIKSLQEKMEEKLKTELKQKDIEAELKLKQVQELAKTELNAAIANEKAAQIEKMAEAEVNINALCMAFYARSEEARQSHATQNFALRALALEDALSKGLPIEREIASLQANLGGIDKDSVLDLVLTSLPEETRNNGTDTQLQLKQKFEALKDSVRHFSFFPPGGGGILAHSLAHVASWLKVREDDQSGDGIESVINKVESYLAEGKLAEAADCLEESVRGTEAAEIVAGWARQARNRAISEQAVLLLQSYASSLSHT is encoded by the exons ATGTTGCGCAG GTCCATTTTGCAAATATATTCTCGCCCAGCTCTAAGAACGAACCCCAGACGTTTTGTTTATCAG CAGATACCTTTACATCTATCTTCACAAAGGAATTTCTCAAGTACATCAAAAGCAGGTGGTGCCTCAGCCTCTGGGTCTCCGGGCAAGCCACCTGAGTCTAGTGGGTCTCTGTCAAAGTTTTTCATTGGAAGTGTAGCTTTAGGTGCTGCTTTTCTGGCAGCGTATCAAACTGGTTATTTGGATGACTATCTTAAGAGAGACCATCATAGTGTTCCACAGGAAGCTCATGTCAATGCAACCATTGAAGAATTGAAGACTGTACAACATTCAACGGACCAGTTAATTTCACCTGATGAGAAATTAAACAATGAAAATCCCACTGTACAGCTTGCAGAGGAGAAAATTGATACCCATTTTTCACAGCCAGAAGCTGTAATAGAAGATCAAGTGGATAAGCTGAGTCCTGTGCAAGACAAATTTAATATTGCCGAAGATGGTATTGCTgctccaaaagaaaaaaaattgcctGAACATCCTCAAAGCAGTATAACATCTGATGATCCAAGTAAAGAATCTGTTGTGCAATCTGATGGGATTATTGGAATAAAAAGCATTGAGGCAGACAATACCACAATACCAGAAAAGGGAGTTCAAAATACATTCACATCTGCGCAGATCAGTTCAGTTCCAAATAAAAATGGGACAGAAAATATTCCATCAGTGCAACCAGAAATACAACAATCAGAGGAGAAAAAAGAG AAAGCACGAGGCAAATATATAGAGCAACAACCCACCCTCCTTGAGGAGTATCACTTGAGGAATAAGTCAGAAAGAAACCCTGCAGCCTATATATATAGTCATGGCTTTAGTGAAAATAACCATTTCCCTGAAGGAGAAGAG GCACTTAGTGGTGCAATGGATGAGTTGAGAGGTGGTTATGTGTCTAAGGATGGGAAACTGGTTTTTGATTTCTTGCAAGCCATTCATGCTGCTGAGAAAAGACAGGCGGACTTAGATGCACATGTTTTTAATGAAGAGAGGAAATTGTTGAAG gaaaaatatgaaaagcaGTTGAAAGATGCAGCTGCCATGGAACTTATGCTCGCTGAGGAGGCTGCAATGTTGGACAAG GAGCTAAAAAGAGAGAGAGCAAAAGCAGCCCTTGCCATCAAGTCACTTCAAGAAAAGatggaagagaaattgaagacaGAACTTAAACAAAAG GATATTGAAGCTGAATTGAAGTTGAAACAAGTTCAGGAATTAGCAAAGACAGAGTTAAATGCAGCCATAGCAAATGAGAAGGCAgcccaaattgaaaaaatggcTGAAGCAGAAGTTAAT ATAAATGCCCTATGCATGGCATTTTATGCTAGATCTGAAGAAGCCCGTCAAAGTCATGCTACACAAAATTTTGCTTTG AGAGCACTTGCATTGGAAGATGCACTATCTAAAGGATTGCCAATTGAAAGAGAAATAGCATCTTTGCAGGCTAATCTTGGAGGCATAGATAAAGATTCAGTTTTGGATTTGGTGCTAACATCCCTTCCTGAAGAAACACGAAATAATGGCACAGACACGCAACTGCAGTTAAAGCAGAAG TTTGAGGCCTTAAAAGATAGTGTGCGACACTTCAGCTTTTTCCCACCGGGAGGGGGAGGTATACTGGCACATTCTTTGGCACATGTAGCATCCTGGTTGAAG GTTAGGGAAGACGACCAATCGGGTGACGGAATTGAATCTGTCATCAATAAAGTAGAGAGTTATTTGGCCGAAGGAAAACTTGCTGAAGCAGCAGATTGTCTAGAAGAAAGTGTGCGAGGCACAGAAGCTGCAGAAATTGTTGCAGGTTGGGCGAGGCAAGCAAGAAACAGGGCCATTTCTGAGCAAGCTGTGCTACTTCTTCAGTCCTATGCCAGTTCCCTTAGCCATACATGA
- the LOC114178603 gene encoding MICOS complex subunit MIC60 isoform X2, translated as MLRRSILQIYSRPALRTNPRRFVYQIPLHLSSQRNFSSTSKAGGASASGSPGKPPESSGSLSKFFIGSVALGAAFLAAYQTGYLDDYLKRDHHSVPQEAHVNATIEELKTVQHSTDQLISPDEKLNNENPTVQLAEEKIDTHFSQPEAVIEDQVDKLSPVQDKFNIAEDGIAAPKEKKLPEHPQSSITSDDPSKESVVQSDGIIGIKSIEADNTTIPEKGVQNTFTSAQISSVPNKNGTENIPSVQPEIQQSEEKKEKARGKYIEQQPTLLEEYHLRNKSERNPAAYIYSHGFSENNHFPEGEEALSGAMDELRGGYVSKDGKLVFDFLQAIHAAEKRQADLDAHVFNEERKLLKEKYEKQLKDAAAMELMLAEEAAMLDKELKRERAKAALAIKSLQEKMEEKLKTELKQKDIEAELKLKQVQELAKTELNAAIANEKAAQIEKMAEAEVNINALCMAFYARSEEARQSHATQNFALRALALEDALSKGLPIEREIASLQANLGGIDKDSVLDLVLTSLPEETRNNGTDTQLQLKQKFEALKDSVRHFSFFPPGGGGILAHSLAHVASWLKVREDDQSGDGIESVINKVESYLAEGKLAEAADCLEESVRGTEAAEIVAGWARQARNRAISEQAVLLLQSYASSLSHT; from the exons ATGTTGCGCAG GTCCATTTTGCAAATATATTCTCGCCCAGCTCTAAGAACGAACCCCAGACGTTTTGTTTATCAG ATACCTTTACATCTATCTTCACAAAGGAATTTCTCAAGTACATCAAAAGCAGGTGGTGCCTCAGCCTCTGGGTCTCCGGGCAAGCCACCTGAGTCTAGTGGGTCTCTGTCAAAGTTTTTCATTGGAAGTGTAGCTTTAGGTGCTGCTTTTCTGGCAGCGTATCAAACTGGTTATTTGGATGACTATCTTAAGAGAGACCATCATAGTGTTCCACAGGAAGCTCATGTCAATGCAACCATTGAAGAATTGAAGACTGTACAACATTCAACGGACCAGTTAATTTCACCTGATGAGAAATTAAACAATGAAAATCCCACTGTACAGCTTGCAGAGGAGAAAATTGATACCCATTTTTCACAGCCAGAAGCTGTAATAGAAGATCAAGTGGATAAGCTGAGTCCTGTGCAAGACAAATTTAATATTGCCGAAGATGGTATTGCTgctccaaaagaaaaaaaattgcctGAACATCCTCAAAGCAGTATAACATCTGATGATCCAAGTAAAGAATCTGTTGTGCAATCTGATGGGATTATTGGAATAAAAAGCATTGAGGCAGACAATACCACAATACCAGAAAAGGGAGTTCAAAATACATTCACATCTGCGCAGATCAGTTCAGTTCCAAATAAAAATGGGACAGAAAATATTCCATCAGTGCAACCAGAAATACAACAATCAGAGGAGAAAAAAGAG AAAGCACGAGGCAAATATATAGAGCAACAACCCACCCTCCTTGAGGAGTATCACTTGAGGAATAAGTCAGAAAGAAACCCTGCAGCCTATATATATAGTCATGGCTTTAGTGAAAATAACCATTTCCCTGAAGGAGAAGAG GCACTTAGTGGTGCAATGGATGAGTTGAGAGGTGGTTATGTGTCTAAGGATGGGAAACTGGTTTTTGATTTCTTGCAAGCCATTCATGCTGCTGAGAAAAGACAGGCGGACTTAGATGCACATGTTTTTAATGAAGAGAGGAAATTGTTGAAG gaaaaatatgaaaagcaGTTGAAAGATGCAGCTGCCATGGAACTTATGCTCGCTGAGGAGGCTGCAATGTTGGACAAG GAGCTAAAAAGAGAGAGAGCAAAAGCAGCCCTTGCCATCAAGTCACTTCAAGAAAAGatggaagagaaattgaagacaGAACTTAAACAAAAG GATATTGAAGCTGAATTGAAGTTGAAACAAGTTCAGGAATTAGCAAAGACAGAGTTAAATGCAGCCATAGCAAATGAGAAGGCAgcccaaattgaaaaaatggcTGAAGCAGAAGTTAAT ATAAATGCCCTATGCATGGCATTTTATGCTAGATCTGAAGAAGCCCGTCAAAGTCATGCTACACAAAATTTTGCTTTG AGAGCACTTGCATTGGAAGATGCACTATCTAAAGGATTGCCAATTGAAAGAGAAATAGCATCTTTGCAGGCTAATCTTGGAGGCATAGATAAAGATTCAGTTTTGGATTTGGTGCTAACATCCCTTCCTGAAGAAACACGAAATAATGGCACAGACACGCAACTGCAGTTAAAGCAGAAG TTTGAGGCCTTAAAAGATAGTGTGCGACACTTCAGCTTTTTCCCACCGGGAGGGGGAGGTATACTGGCACATTCTTTGGCACATGTAGCATCCTGGTTGAAG GTTAGGGAAGACGACCAATCGGGTGACGGAATTGAATCTGTCATCAATAAAGTAGAGAGTTATTTGGCCGAAGGAAAACTTGCTGAAGCAGCAGATTGTCTAGAAGAAAGTGTGCGAGGCACAGAAGCTGCAGAAATTGTTGCAGGTTGGGCGAGGCAAGCAAGAAACAGGGCCATTTCTGAGCAAGCTGTGCTACTTCTTCAGTCCTATGCCAGTTCCCTTAGCCATACATGA